From a single Calothrix sp. NIES-2098 genomic region:
- a CDS encoding MarR family transcriptional regulator, whose protein sequence is MALGKPLQGATSQECAARVMDTIPLVMRFIRADMRAYSATSLSIPQLRSLAFLNRSPGTSLSDLAEHLGVTCATASATTERLVKRHLVQRINDPQERRRVILNLTEEGKHHLKQSQDQTRAHIADLLAGLTPEQVSNIEEGLALLKNVFEQTESKPPQR, encoded by the coding sequence ATGGCCCTCGGTAAACCTTTGCAAGGCGCAACTTCCCAAGAATGTGCTGCCAGAGTAATGGATACAATTCCGTTAGTGATGCGATTTATCCGGGCGGATATGCGAGCTTACAGTGCCACTTCTTTATCTATACCGCAGTTGCGATCGCTAGCATTTCTCAACCGCAGTCCAGGTACTTCACTATCTGATTTAGCAGAGCATTTAGGTGTCACCTGTGCGACAGCATCAGCAACCACAGAACGGCTAGTAAAACGCCACTTGGTGCAACGCATCAACGATCCGCAAGAAAGACGGCGAGTTATCCTGAATCTTACTGAAGAGGGAAAGCACCATTTAAAACAATCCCAAGACCAAACTCGCGCACATATTGCCGACCTTTTGGCAGGCCTTACACCAGAGCAAGTTTCCAATATTGAAGAAGGGTTAGCGCTACTAAAAAATGTCTTCGAGCAAACAGAAAGCAAACCTCCCCAACGCTAA
- a CDS encoding major facilitator transporter, whose amino-acid sequence MSSSKQKANLPNAKSAKHDPFAALRFRDYQLFTTGRVLLFTGSQMQTVAIGWELYDRTNSALALGGVGLAQVLPMIALTLIAGDVADRRDRKLTMLLSVFLLVLCSLALAVLSWTKGAVILFYACLVFTGIARAFLKPASDALMWQLIPVSAFTNAATWNSSSFQLASVIGPALGGFGIALLGGATGVYVLAAIAGLLCFILTAAISRPKTTYSKEPISLKALSAGAKFVWENQLILAAITLDMFAVLLGGAIALLPIFARDILKVGPLELGYLQAAPSIGALFMAVVLAYLPPLRKAGPALLWSVVGFGVVTIIFGLSRWFWLSLLMLVLSGALDTISVVIRHTLVQIRTPDNLRGRVAAINSVFISASNELGGFESGLTAALFGPVVSVVGGGIGTIAVVIAVAAIWPGIAKLGALQEYEGK is encoded by the coding sequence ATGTCTTCGAGCAAACAGAAAGCAAACCTCCCCAACGCTAAGTCTGCAAAACACGATCCTTTTGCAGCATTGAGGTTTCGAGATTATCAACTATTTACTACTGGGCGTGTACTCTTGTTCACTGGCTCACAAATGCAGACTGTGGCCATTGGCTGGGAACTCTACGATCGCACAAATTCAGCTTTAGCATTAGGTGGTGTTGGGTTAGCTCAAGTCTTACCGATGATTGCCCTCACCTTGATTGCTGGGGATGTGGCTGATAGGCGCGATCGCAAACTCACGATGTTGCTATCAGTATTTTTATTAGTCTTATGTTCCCTAGCTTTGGCTGTACTTTCTTGGACTAAAGGCGCAGTAATTTTATTTTATGCCTGCTTAGTTTTTACAGGAATTGCGAGAGCGTTCTTGAAACCTGCCAGCGATGCCTTGATGTGGCAATTAATACCCGTTAGTGCTTTTACCAATGCAGCCACTTGGAATAGTAGTAGCTTTCAGCTAGCCTCAGTTATCGGCCCGGCTTTGGGAGGATTTGGCATCGCCTTGTTGGGAGGTGCAACAGGGGTATACGTATTAGCTGCGATCGCGGGATTGCTGTGTTTTATCTTAACGGCGGCGATTTCAAGACCAAAAACTACTTATTCCAAAGAACCAATCTCACTCAAAGCACTCTCCGCAGGCGCTAAGTTTGTCTGGGAAAATCAGCTGATTTTAGCAGCCATTACCTTAGATATGTTTGCAGTGTTGTTAGGAGGTGCGATCGCGCTACTACCTATTTTCGCCAGAGATATTTTAAAAGTAGGGCCGTTAGAGTTAGGCTACTTGCAAGCAGCACCCTCCATTGGTGCTTTATTTATGGCGGTTGTACTGGCATATTTACCACCTTTACGCAAAGCTGGGCCAGCCTTACTGTGGTCAGTAGTTGGCTTTGGCGTTGTCACAATTATCTTTGGGTTATCGCGTTGGTTTTGGCTGTCATTATTGATGCTGGTGCTAAGTGGCGCACTAGATACAATTAGCGTGGTGATTCGCCATACCTTGGTGCAGATTAGAACGCCAGATAATTTACGCGGTCGTGTTGCAGCTATTAATAGTGTATTTATTAGTGCCTCCAACGAGTTAGGAGGCTTTGAATCAGGCTTGACAGCGGCTTTATTTGGCCCTGTTGTCTCCGTAGTTGGTGGTGGGATTGGCACAATTGCAGTGGTGATTGCTGTAGCCGCAATCTGGCCGGGTATTGCCAAACTGGGAGCATTACAGGAGTATGAGGGTAAGTAA